The Piliocolobus tephrosceles isolate RC106 chromosome 4, ASM277652v3, whole genome shotgun sequence genome contains the following window.
ATAATCCAATAGTAAGTGATTAGTCACCTATTGAATCTAAAGATAAGCAATTAGGATTTGGCTCTATTTTCACTAACTTACATGGATCCTCAGTGCTCTACCTTTAGATACTGACAAGAAGAAAAAGCACACATTTGTTAAGCTGGGTCCCTGTAGCTTGTGTGTGGGGGAAACGGTCTCACTGGGATGTTGTAAGCTGGAATCAGAGACTCAGGCACTAATTCAGATTCTTCTGCTTGATGATGTTGTAGATTCACTGTCACTGAGTTTGGTCCAAGAACCAGAAGAAGCTTAACATCTCCAAACATTCTCTTAAATGGAAGCATTAAGAGCAGACATTAAGTTGTTCTTGAGCACTGATGTAGCCCTAAGGATAAAAAAGCTATAGTGTGGAATTCATTTCCACACTTTTTCTCCAGTGCTGTATTTTGGGCATTGTCATAAAGGATGCTGGACCATGGGAAGCTGTGCAGATATATATGGTTCATTTACACATGCTTTGTGGCCATGATATTTCCAACGTGATTCTATATTCTTGAGTAAATAAACTGACAACTCAAGCTAATCTTATACAAGTGTTTATGTGTAACCTTGATACATCTCCATTGTCCACCTGAAACAATACAGCTTATAGGTATGTTCTGAAAATTAAAGTTGTTACAATTTGTTCATAATTAGGTAATCTTTTTAAAGAGTTAGAATAATGTAAGTACAGCATTAATATTTacttgacttttttgtttttaaagtacttCACCAAAAGTTCATTCCTGAAAGCTGAGCTACATCTGGGCTGCTTCATGTTGTGGACTATGGAAGATCTGgtttaaaacttattttcatcACCCCGGGTAAGTCATTTATTCTTACAAAGATGTCATGAGAATGAGATccctcaaaacagaaaaataaccacCCTTAcagtgggagaaaaaaatgcttagGTATCTTAGGTGTGGGTGCAATGGTGATGGTAGTACTGGGGAAGGAAGTAGTGGTACTGGTAGTTAGCATAATCTTATGAAATAGTCATAGGATTTCATATATCCCttaagcattttttatttatccCAGAGCAACTGTCAAAAACCCATACCCTTGCATATAAAACATTCAATAACCTAAGAAAAAAGGAACTTCCTCAACATGATAAAGACTACATATGAAAAAGCCAGAGCTAAcgtcatactcaatggtgaaaagactgaaagtttttctcctaagaacaaaaacaagaaaaggatgtaCCCTTCTGCTACTTTTATACAACACAGTActacatatttttttccagagcaagtgggtaagaaaaagaaagggtatctaaattggaaaggaaaaagcaaaactatctttattcacagatgacactATTtacatgtagaaaaccctaaagaatgCACCAAAAAAACTGGTTAGAACTAAATctgcaaagttgcaggatacaaaatcaacacaggAAACTCAGTTGTATTTCTATCCATTAGCGATGaacaatttgaaaaggaaatgaaggaaactATGCCATTTACAGTagtatccaaaagaataaaatacctacaaataaCTTTAAGGAAGTGAAAggcttgtacactgaaaattaaaacattgctcaaagaaattaaagaagacataaatggaaagacagcctgtgttcatggattggaagacttaaaattgttaagatgACAACACTCCCTAAAGCAGTATGAGGGTTCAATGCACTCTGTAACAAAATCTCAATGGTGTTTtgggcagaaatagaaaaactgatCCTAAAATTCCTAAGAAATTTCAAGTGACCCACAATGGTATgggtgtgcatatatatatatatatatatatggaaaaaaggAACTTTTTTGACTGAAAAAGTACAGTCAAAAGAGTGAAaggacaacccacagaatgggagagaatatttgtaaaccatCTATCTGATAAGGGCTTAATATCCAGACtctatgaagaaaagaaacaacccaattttaaaaataggcaaaggactcaaatagatatttcttcaaagaagatacaaaatagacaataagcatatgaaaatatgctcaacatcattagtcattagggaaatacaaatcaaaatcacaatgagataccacttaaCAGCTACCaagatggctataattaaaaaaaataaaataacaagtgttgccAGGGATATGGAAAAACTAGAACTCTTGTagattgctggtgggaatgtaaaatggtgccttcactatggaaaacagattGGTGGTTTCCCAAAAAGTTAAGCACAGAATTACCGTATGACTCAGAAATTTCACTCCTATGTATACATTCAAGAGAACTAAAACAACAGGTAAACAAATAGattattatatgtaaatgttcatagcagtattattcacaatagcccattggctattaatgaaaataatctaaGTGCCCATCATCAAAGGAATGGAtagacaaaatgtggtatatccatacaatggaatattattcagtcataaaaaaggaatgaagttctgatacacactacaacatagatgaaccttgaaaacatgctaagtgaaataagccagatacaaaaggtcaAATGTCTTATGGTTCCATGAATATGAACTGCTTGGAACTGgcaaattcacagaaatataaagtagATTAACGGTTAccagggggaggggggagaggaaCGGAGTTATTGCTCAGTGAGAAGAGTTTATGTTTGGAGTGATGGAAAAATGttggaaatggatagtggtgatggttgcctaacattgtgaatgtaattaatgtcaTTGAATTTACACTTTTacaatggcaaattttatattttatcacaaatAGGGAAAGGTAAAGTTTCTACAGCCTCATGAAGaagatctcttgacctcgtgatccgcccgccttggtctcccaaagtgctgggattacaggcatgagccactgtgcccagcccagagttaAGTCTCTCATTGGGCCCCTGATTTACACTCCTGGACCCACAAGAGTTATTTTCTATACAGccactaggaaaaaaaaagaaactaagtacTCATCTAAAAACTATTGTaaaaagaacaatgaaagaaaccagaagaaacTAGGAAAAAATTCAGAAGAATGAAGTGAAAATTAATTAACTAGGGAATAAAAATAGTAGTTAAGTAGAATAAGTCAAAAAGCTTACACTCTGAAAATACCTATAGATAAAATCTTTACAAGACTGAttacaaaaaaagcaaacattgacaagaTTAGTGTCCAGAAATAAGACATAAACTCGATATAATACATACTGATAGAATTCCAGGACAATAAATAGAGCATGCAGGTGTGTGACAGCAGATCTGAAAACACAGAGGGATGAATGATTTCCATTTAGTATACGGTGACCAAAATTGACCAAAGTAGACGTGAAAAACTGAAAGGACCAATTTCAGAGACGAAATTAGAAGAGTGGTTTGATGTATAATGGCAAAAACCAACAGGGGAGTTTGGATAAACTATTACAGATATCCTCTCAAAACTATGTAAGAGATtaagagaaagtaagggaaattCCCAGGGACTGGAGGAGTAAGCTACAGCTGGGACTGAAGCTCTGGCTGTCCAGCTTGCCAACCTCAGTAACGAAGGAGTTTAGAATACAGTGACTATGACAGGACAGAACATAATCCCATGGGCCTACATAAAGTGGGGAGATGAACTGAGACCCTGACATGAAGCTGGGGCACCGGAAATGAAAaggtaaattagaaaaaaaaaaagaaaaaaaaaaaagaatcttccaAGAAAGCTCAGGTGTTTCAGCAAAGGCCCTAGGTGTGCTCTGTGTGTTTCTTTCCTATCACATGCTCAAGTCATCCCCTCAAGATAACTATTATCCTggattttgtgtttgtgtttacaCGGAGTTCTGCttgattttaagtaaaaaattgtATACTAAGGTAGTCTTCTGTGACTTGAGTTTTTCACTTAGTATTgtgtttataaaaaatttaaacccTATGTTTACTGATAACCACAAGGAATAACAGacacaatatttaattttaaaaaggaacaaaatatcgAAACCATCTATATACTGTAATGTACCTTGAAACCAATGCTAgggaaaaacaaagggaaaacacAAAACTGCAATAAACTTCATCTTCTCTCCCAGGTTTTTCTTGAACAATTCCAACCCCCATTCCCTACTATGTATCCTTAACTTCGTTAGACAGTGAATGAGAAATTAATGCTAAAAGCCCTCAAATGAACCCCAGGGACATTTCCTGGGTTTTCCCTTCTTCTCCCCTCTCCAAACGTGCCGCAAAGGGCAAGTCCCTCAGCCCTAAAGTTTGAGGAGGCCCACAGTGGTGGCTGCGGCAGAGGGGTGGGCTACCCCCGCAGAGTAGAGAGGTGTATAGTGGAGGATATCCACTGGAAGCCCCAGTCCCAGGTGAAAGCACACTGGTGCCCCTGGGCAAGGAGGCCCGGCTGTCCCCACAACCTCCCGTGGGGAAGCATCATTGGTTGATCGACTGCCCATCTTGCTGCGGTTATAGAACCAAACTCGAACCACATCCTTCTGCAGCTGGAGGCACCCAGCAATGTGGCTGATTTGTTGGGGCGTGGGCTTAGGGCACCGCTGGAAGAATTTCTCTAGGCTGTTTCCGATTCGTCGCTCCCTGCTTGCCCGTCTCCACTTCGGAGACTGTTGCAGGATCATCTCCATTTTGCATAAGCCCAGAAGGTTCTCTGCTTCCACTTCCTCCGGCCACTTTTTCAGCAGTGGTCGCAGCTTCCACATGTTGGCAAGGCTTAGCTGCTGGGCCTCGAAGCGGTCGTCTGGCTAAGCACCTTCCCAAATAGAACTCCCACAGCGATCCCCACATCCGCCTGTGAGTACCCTAGGCTCAACCTCTTCCGCCTCAGCTCCTTGGCCAGCGGCTGCAACTCTTTGAGTATGCCCGAGACCTCCTCTGGCGGCGGCAACTTGGGGATGCTCCGTAGGGCAATGTAGGGCCCAGAGAGGGCGCCTTCGGAGGGGCTTCGCAACCAGTCCCCTGCCTCACCAGCTCCAAGACGGGGCCTGCAGGGTGCTATCCAGCCCCGGAAGTCGTGTGGCAGGGGACCCGGGGAAATCCTCCACACCTCAGGGTCTGGGCAGACCCCTGGCCTGACTGCTGGCCAGACCATCACCCTGCCAGGGGCCGCCTGGGTGCTCAACCAGGTCAGGGTGTCACCCCGCAGGGGCACTGGCCCTCTGGGGCCGCCCCCACCGCTGCCTGGAAGGGGGCAGAAGTGGTTTGAGGGCCTGTGTCCGGCCATGGGTGGGATGGCACCCGCAGCAGCTCTGGTAGGAACTGATGGCCCTCGAGGCTTCATAACAGCCACCGGCCCCCTCAAGCCCCGCCCCCCAGTGGGCGGAGAAGGCGTTACAGGCCAAGGGTGCCTGTGCACAGGCGGGGAAATTTCGTAGATCCGTAGGAACTCCTGGGTCCTAGGATTAAGGGAGTGAGCCTCGACCCTGACCTTTGCTTCCAACTCCCATAGAGGTACAAAGCTCCCTTTTGGGATTTGCATCTCCAAGCTGTCTGGAGTCCCTTAGTCACTGCCTCCATCCTCTCCCTGAATAGAACCCAGGTATTTTCTTATGCCTCTTCAGAAACTCAGGACCCCTGATCCCCAGGAACTACCTAACTTCTTGTCTCCACAAATAATTATTAGATATCTATATGCCAGATATTGCTGGGACGAACCCTCAATTCATAAACTGGCCCCTCACTACTATCTTTATGGTCACAAGTACTGCCAATAGTTCCTCTTTGCACACCCCCAGTACCTGTGCCCTAAGAAACCTAGGCATCCCCACTTGAGTTTCTAGTTAACATCAGTTTACTGCCTCAGATTCTACCCCCATCACTCCACCCACAAACTGCCAGATTCCACTCCCTTACTGGGGCAGAACTTTGTAACTAATTCCATGTTTCTTCCCCCAGCCTTGAAGGTCCTTTTGTTTCCCATTCTAACCCAGCTTCTTGGTCCAGAGTTTCCTCAACCAACAGAGATCTAGGTGTGTGTCTTCTCTTTCCCACTCTAGAGACAGGTCTCTGAACTGGCCTGACCCACTGAAGATGCTCCCTGCAATATCTGACTCACCAACATCAGGCTCCTTTATCCTTGGGCCCTTATCCCACCAGAGACCCAGTGATCTTAATTTGTCCCTCCATCATGCCCCTAGCTCAGGCATCCAGTTGTGGGCCCTGTGTGGAGAAAGCTAAGGAGGAGGTGGGGGGAGAAAGGGAAGCTCTGACCTCAGTTTCAAAGTTTCCAAGGAGTAAGAGCACAATGACCTTGGCTAGACAATCACAGCCCTTCATTCTTTAAACTACCCATGATGTGGCTCTGTCCCCACTTACATCTACTGAAATTGGTCTTCTTGAAGTCATCAGTGATTTTTCAACTGTCAAATccaatggctttttaaaaaaatcctcatcCTGCCTTATCTGGCAATGTTGACTACTCTTCTTGCTccttctccttttaaaatttacatgaaatgcTGGTAACAGCCAAATCTGTATTTCAGTTCTGACTTCTCTTCTGATttccagttttgtatttttcactgcCCCTAGTCAAATTCATTATCAGCACTTCTAAACCTGCCTCCAATCCTGGGACTTTTGAGCTAGTTATCACTAACTCATTCACCCAAGTTTAAACCTAGGAGCTGTTCTTGACTTTTTCTGTTCTCCATAGGGTGTCAAATCTTATATACTAGGTCTCCTAAAACATCTGAAATCTAGCATCTCCTTCCTAGCCTCATCTTCTTGGGCCCTTAAATACCTTTTCCTAGAGGAAGGCAGCACTTTGAGAATAAATTCAACCCAGCAGTACAGGCTgtattgtgttgtgttgtgttgagATTGCAGATGCGGCCTTGAAGCAATGGTAAAGggaaaagaatcagaaaattGGCTGCCATCGCTTCAGGCTGTGTACTTAGTTATGTGTCATCTGTATCTCTACTGCAACCCTTGCTAGAATGTGTGCTGGCTATGAGCAGGGTcattgtctgtcttgttcactgctagaTCCTCAGCACCTGGAACTATACCTGGAACACAGAAGGaagtcaagaaatatttatttaatgttaaataaatgaatctcCGTAGCATTAATGGTAAAAAGACTTCCATATTTGCCTTTAATTAGATTTTAAGATGACAGTCTATAGAAAACATCTTGCAATATACAAAAGTTCATTTAAGAATAACTTTGCTGGTATCTATTCTCTCGAGGTATACTtacatgctattttttttcaaaatcacgAAGCAATCAGTATCTGCCAAACAGAATGAAAGTTGGATCACAAAGAAGgataaagaagagaaagcaaTATATATGCTAAGGTCCACATATTGAAAACtgcccattttcttcttctttttttttttttttgttttgagacggagtctcgctctgtcacccaggctggagtgcagtggcgcgatctcggctcactgcgacctctgccttacaggttcaagtgattcccctgcctcagcctcctgagtagctgggattataggtgcctgccaccacgcccggctaattttttgtatttttagtacagactgggtttcatcatattagccaggatggtctcgatctcctgacctcgtgatccacccacctcagcctcccgaagtgctgggattacaggcatgagccattgtgcctggccaacagcCCATTTTCACAAGAAGGAAAAAGGTTCATTAGTGGTTTAAAAACAATagttgaatgaaaatatttttaatgaattagaAAACCTGAGTTCAAATAGATGTGAGCAAagctttaatatatttaaatggagTTAAAACACAGTGGCTACAAACATTTactaaattaaaaagtaacactgg
Protein-coding sequences here:
- the POU5F2 gene encoding LOW QUALITY PROTEIN: POU domain, class 5, transcription factor 2 (The sequence of the model RefSeq protein was modified relative to this genomic sequence to represent the inferred CDS: inserted 1 base in 1 codon) translates to MAGHRPSNHFCPLPGSGGGGPRGPVPLRGDTLTWLSTQAAPGRVMVWPAVRPGVCPDPEVWRISPGPLPHDFRGWIAPCRPRLGAGEAGDWLRSPSEGALSGPYIALRSIPKLPPPEEVSGILKELQPLAKELRRKRLSLGYSQADVGIAVGVLFGKVLSQTXRFEAQQLSLANMWKLRPLLKKWPEEVEAENLLGLCKMEMILQQSPKWRRASRERRIGNSLEKFFQRCPKPTPQQISHIAGCLQLQKDVVRVWFYNRSKMGSRSTNDASPREVVGTAGPPCPGAPVCFHLGLGLPVDILHYTPLYSAGVAHPSAAATTVGLLKL